Proteins encoded in a region of the Zea mays cultivar B73 chromosome 4, Zm-B73-REFERENCE-NAM-5.0, whole genome shotgun sequence genome:
- the LOC100276375 gene encoding uncharacterized protein LOC100276375 precursor, which translates to MASCSSSPRPPTIPLLLLLLFLLLHFSSVLAAPAPPALSQQAGTGGGNATDSAAAWTPRLRKTFLDGGMERWRGRRLVGRFQVCAVCTCCGGPHGMCIPAPCCYAINCNIPNRPFGVCSFTPRTCNCLTCHL; encoded by the exons ATGGCTTCCTGTTCCTCATCGCCACGGCCACCCACCATccctctcctcctcctcctcctcttcctcctcctccaCTTCTCCTCCGTCCTCGCCGCACCAGCTCCTCCAGCCTTGTCACAACAG GCTGGTACCGGCGGCGGCAATGCGACGGATTCGGCGGCGGCGTGGACGCCGCGGCTGAGGAAGACGTTCTTGGACGGCGGCATGGAGCGCTGGCGCGGGCGGCGGCTGGTGGGGCGGTTCCAGGTGTGCGCGGTGTGCACCTGCTGCGGGGGCCCGCACGGGATGTGCATCCCGGCGCCctgctgctacgccatcaactgcaACATCCCCAACCGCCCCTTCGGCGTCTGCTCCTTCACCCCGCGCACCTGCAACTGCCTCACCTGCCACCTCTAG
- the LOC100274561 gene encoding FHA domain-containing protein FHA2, with protein sequence MQTYSIVLGRHSRRRSKGPVAAPPEADDGVDVDLGALGAGMNVSRRHARIFYDFLRRRFALEVLGKNGCLVEGVHHVPGSAPVKLDSQDLLQMGDTKFYFLLPSRSVFDAGITRRSSAVQRAIPPPPSDDDEDEDEHEEAVAAAKRRRDGYNGSKSYREADDQLLLQLEEKDVISSAATILSDLCGPQEWISINKLHEVMFDKYGGMWHHSRVRKYLTSEDFAEAETDGRLWHGLALLLRKYPEHFVINIRKE encoded by the exons ATGCAGACCTACTCCATCGTTCTAGGTCGCCATAGCCGCCGTCGCAGCAAGGGCCCCGTCGCCGCCCCGCCGGAGGCCGACGACGGCGTCGACGTGGACCTCGGCGCCCTCGGAGCAGGCATGAACGTCTCCCGCCGCCACGCGCGCATTTTCTACGACTTCCTGCGCCGCCGTTTCGCGCTTGAGGTGCTTGGTAAGAACGGCTGCCTCGTCGAGGGCGTGCACCACGTCCCCGGGTCCGCCCCCGTCAAGCTCGACTCCCAGGACCTCCTCCAGATGGGGGACACCAAGTTCTACTTCCTCCTCCCCTCCCGCTCCGTCTTCGACGCCGGCATCACGCGCCGGTCATCCGCCGTTCAGCGCGCGATCCCGCCGCCTCCGTctgatgatgacgaggatgaggatGAACATGAAGAGGCCGTGGCAGCGGCGAAGCGTCGGAGGGACGGTTATAACG GATCAAAATCTTACAGGGAAGCAGATGATCAACTATTGCTTCAGTTGGAAGAGAAAGATGTCATCTCATCTGCTGCTACTATCTTGTCTGATCTCTGTGGACCTCAGGAATGGATTTCTATAAACAAGCTTCATGAAGTG ATGTTTGATAAGTACGGCGGTATGTGGCACCACAGCAGGGTGCGAAAATACCTGACATCCGAAGACTTTGCGGAGGCTGAAACTGACGGCAGGCTATGGCATGGACTTGCGTTGCTGCTGAGAAAGTACCCTGAGCATTTCGTGATCAACATTAGGAAAG AGTGA
- the LOC100274561 gene encoding FHA domain-containing protein FHA2 isoform X1, which yields MGNARRPAADSAAASDREVGFAKLHGECFEYYMQTYSIVLGRHSRRRSKGPVAAPPEADDGVDVDLGALGAGMNVSRRHARIFYDFLRRRFALEVLGKNGCLVEGVHHVPGSAPVKLDSQDLLQMGDTKFYFLLPSRSVFDAGITRRSSAVQRAIPPPPSDDDEDEDEHEEAVAAAKRRRDGYNGSKSYREADDQLLLQLEEKDVISSAATILSDLCGPQEWISINKLHEVMFDKYGGMWHHSRVRKYLTSEDFAEAETDGRLWHGLALLLRKYPEHFVINIRKGGGLITEFVSLVSLQS from the exons ATGGGGAACGCGCGGCGCCCCGCCGCTGACTCGGCGGCGGCGTCGGACCGGGAGGTCGGATTTGCGAAGCTACATGGCGAGTGCTTCGAGTACTACATGCAGACCTACTCCATCGTTCTAGGTCGCCATAGCCGCCGTCGCAGCAAGGGCCCCGTCGCCGCCCCGCCGGAGGCCGACGACGGCGTCGACGTGGACCTCGGCGCCCTCGGAGCAGGCATGAACGTCTCCCGCCGCCACGCGCGCATTTTCTACGACTTCCTGCGCCGCCGTTTCGCGCTTGAGGTGCTTGGTAAGAACGGCTGCCTCGTCGAGGGCGTGCACCACGTCCCCGGGTCCGCCCCCGTCAAGCTCGACTCCCAGGACCTCCTCCAGATGGGGGACACCAAGTTCTACTTCCTCCTCCCCTCCCGCTCCGTCTTCGACGCCGGCATCACGCGCCGGTCATCCGCCGTTCAGCGCGCGATCCCGCCGCCTCCGTctgatgatgacgaggatgaggatGAACATGAAGAGGCCGTGGCAGCGGCGAAGCGTCGGAGGGACGGTTATAACG GATCAAAATCTTACAGGGAAGCAGATGATCAACTATTGCTTCAGTTGGAAGAGAAAGATGTCATCTCATCTGCTGCTACTATCTTGTCTGATCTCTGTGGACCTCAGGAATGGATTTCTATAAACAAGCTTCATGAAGTG ATGTTTGATAAGTACGGCGGTATGTGGCACCACAGCAGGGTGCGAAAATACCTGACATCCGAAGACTTTGCGGAGGCTGAAACTGACGGCAGGCTATGGCATGGACTTGCGTTGCTGCTGAGAAAGTACCCTGAGCATTTCGTGATCAACATTAGGAAAGGTGGGGGCTTGATCACTGAGTTCGTCTCTTTGGTCTCGCTACAGTCTTGA